In Methanosphaera sp. ISO3-F5, a genomic segment contains:
- a CDS encoding DUF5814 domain-containing protein yields the protein MIILRRNKKNIELYPIGPAKGALNTQRKPLFHSYFKIKDMDGKIRPYRFIIQQDNLETLKSPKEVIKILRKQNVLLATPDEEIESMLNSLNISYKNTHICRHCTFEGNITILKKSSSYKLYNEYICKPCAEKEIKRIMDLRGYDEKSFTSFKKLLDKTNNLEKVLQVFDPHFNPIKHDDLTVYDKINVKKTKYPKITINQLAIPKRLKKILSQKVKQLLPIQILSLNQGLLENQNLLVVSATASGKTLVGELAGIPKAMNHQKFIYLTPLVALANQKYRDFKKQYGPLGLNVAIKVGSNRVKAKGELTIANKSVKNADIIVATYEGLDFLLRSGNYHQLKGVGTVVIDEIHMLGEEERGPRLNGLVNRLLTIFPKTQLIGLSATVKNSKQIANDFHMKLVEYKQRPVPLERHLIFTKNEYEKKDFLGKLARKEFDTKSSKGFRGQTIIFTNSRRKTHSIAKQVEKKGISTAAYHAGLSYSKKVKIEKDFSNQKISTVVTTAALAAGVDFPASQVLFETLRMGNKWLTNNDFSQMLGRAGRPTYHDIGKVYLLPELGKEFENESEEQKAIELLDSDVDNILVEYDDDETIEQVLADISAIRNTNIDKLEKKYEKIETPIVFEDVVNTLIDKKMIMQHHDNKSIYLPTKYGRATSVSFLDVNKAEYIRKHLKQNPLLIVEHLEPFDGAYIGNRLASRLTSALKTNVSSRLFSDSTRDIITSGEILSKLDDQFADKLITFQIDFMTCECKERPFCRCLEKNVSNRIIRQRLNGWGPNAISRYFMTNYDIHIYPGDIFSWLDSVIRMLEAISRISMAFNNKRTSNECKKLIKKIEQGK from the coding sequence ATGATAATATTAAGAAGAAACAAAAAAAACATAGAATTATATCCAATCGGTCCAGCAAAAGGGGCATTAAACACACAAAGAAAACCCTTATTTCACAGTTACTTCAAAATCAAGGACATGGACGGAAAAATAAGACCATACAGATTTATCATACAACAAGATAACCTTGAAACACTCAAATCACCAAAAGAAGTAATAAAAATACTAAGAAAACAAAACGTACTACTAGCAACACCAGATGAAGAAATAGAATCAATGCTAAACTCACTAAACATATCATACAAAAACACTCATATCTGCAGACACTGCACATTCGAAGGAAACATAACCATACTAAAAAAATCATCATCATACAAACTATACAATGAATACATCTGCAAACCATGCGCAGAAAAAGAAATTAAACGAATAATGGACCTCAGAGGATATGATGAAAAATCATTCACTAGTTTTAAAAAATTATTAGATAAAACAAATAATCTGGAAAAAGTATTACAAGTATTCGACCCACACTTCAATCCAATAAAACACGACGACCTAACAGTATACGATAAAATAAATGTTAAAAAAACAAAATATCCAAAAATCACAATCAATCAACTCGCAATACCTAAACGATTAAAGAAAATATTATCACAAAAAGTCAAACAATTACTGCCAATACAAATATTATCATTAAATCAGGGATTACTGGAAAACCAGAACTTACTGGTAGTATCAGCAACAGCATCCGGAAAAACACTCGTAGGAGAACTAGCCGGAATACCAAAGGCAATGAATCATCAGAAATTCATATACCTCACACCATTAGTAGCACTGGCAAACCAGAAATACAGGGACTTTAAGAAACAATACGGCCCACTAGGATTAAATGTTGCAATAAAGGTAGGATCAAACAGGGTTAAAGCCAAAGGAGAATTAACCATAGCAAACAAATCAGTAAAAAATGCTGATATCATAGTAGCAACATATGAAGGACTTGACTTCCTATTACGTTCAGGAAACTATCATCAACTCAAAGGAGTTGGAACAGTAGTAATAGACGAAATACACATGCTAGGCGAGGAAGAAAGAGGACCGCGACTAAACGGATTAGTAAACCGATTACTAACAATATTCCCTAAAACACAATTAATAGGATTATCAGCAACAGTCAAAAATTCAAAACAAATAGCTAACGACTTTCACATGAAACTAGTAGAATACAAACAAAGACCAGTACCACTGGAAAGACATTTAATATTCACAAAAAACGAATATGAAAAGAAAGATTTCCTAGGAAAACTAGCACGAAAAGAATTTGATACAAAATCATCCAAGGGATTCCGGGGACAAACAATAATATTCACAAATTCACGAAGAAAAACACATTCAATAGCAAAACAAGTAGAAAAGAAAGGAATAAGCACAGCAGCATATCATGCAGGATTATCCTATTCCAAGAAAGTAAAAATAGAGAAAGACTTCTCAAACCAGAAAATATCAACAGTAGTCACCACAGCAGCACTAGCAGCAGGAGTGGACTTCCCGGCATCACAGGTACTCTTCGAAACACTACGTATGGGAAACAAATGGTTAACCAATAACGATTTTTCACAAATGTTAGGACGTGCAGGAAGACCAACATACCATGATATCGGTAAAGTATACCTTCTACCAGAACTGGGAAAAGAATTCGAGAACGAATCAGAAGAACAGAAAGCCATAGAATTACTTGACAGTGATGTGGATAACATACTAGTCGAATATGATGATGACGAAACAATAGAACAAGTACTGGCCGATATTTCAGCAATACGTAACACAAACATTGATAAATTAGAGAAGAAATATGAAAAAATTGAAACACCAATAGTATTCGAGGATGTTGTAAACACATTAATTGATAAGAAAATGATAATGCAACACCATGATAACAAGTCAATATATCTTCCAACAAAGTATGGACGAGCAACATCAGTATCCTTCCTTGACGTGAATAAGGCAGAATACATAAGAAAACATTTAAAACAAAACCCATTATTAATAGTGGAGCATCTTGAACCATTTGATGGCGCATATATCGGTAATAGGTTAGCCAGTCGCTTAACCAGTGCATTAAAGACGAATGTTAGTTCCAGGTTATTCTCTGATTCAACAAGGGATATTATAACATCCGGTGAAATACTGTCAAAATTAGATGATCAATTTGCTGATAAGCTCATAACATTCCAAATAGACTTCATGACATGTGAATGTAAGGAAAGACCATTTTGCAGGTGTTTAGAAAAGAATGTGTCTAATCGGATAATAAGACAAAGACTTAATGGGTGGGGACCTAACGCTATTAGCAGATACTTCATGACAAATTATGATATTCACATATATCCTGGTGACATATTCAGTTGGCTGGATAGTGTGATACGTATGCTTGAAGCAATATCAAGAATCAGCATGGCATTCAATAATAAAAGAACCAGTAATGAGTGTAAAAAGTTGATTAAAAAAATAGAACAAGGAAAATGA
- the arfB gene encoding 2-amino-5-formylamino-6-ribosylaminopyrimidin-4(3H)-one 5'-monophosphate deformylase: MTDIKLKYSSGNVLSDKIHEIGIIALGSHRENHGSALPIDTDSKIAANVALNVATKTGATFLGIFYAATEYDYVKHGIHLKKDELITSQIIPQLINAKRTLNIKKAIIVNGHGGNNLLIDEIDNISQKTGLEVIFNNSIIENEGPHACTGELSMGKVLGIIDETRLKEHGNFEENPEVGMVGLKLARENEPIINREAQLIEKNGFSVDERFGEELLDNAEKNIIETIKLLL; this comes from the coding sequence ATGACCGACATTAAACTCAAATACTCATCGGGAAACGTATTATCAGATAAAATCCATGAAATCGGGATAATAGCACTTGGATCCCACAGAGAAAATCATGGAAGTGCATTACCCATCGATACAGACTCAAAAATAGCAGCAAATGTAGCATTAAATGTGGCAACAAAAACTGGTGCAACATTCCTAGGAATATTCTATGCAGCAACAGAATATGATTATGTTAAACATGGAATACACCTGAAAAAAGATGAACTAATCACATCCCAGATTATACCACAACTAATAAATGCAAAAAGAACACTTAACATCAAGAAGGCTATAATAGTAAATGGTCATGGAGGAAATAACCTCCTGATAGATGAAATAGATAATATCTCCCAAAAAACAGGGCTTGAAGTAATATTTAATAATTCAATCATAGAAAATGAGGGTCCTCATGCATGTACGGGAGAATTATCAATGGGAAAAGTTTTAGGAATAATTGATGAAACAAGACTAAAAGAACATGGAAATTTTGAAGAAAATCCCGAAGTAGGAATGGTAGGTCTTAAACTTGCCAGAGAAAATGAGCCAATAATTAACAGGGAAGCACAACTTATTGAAAAAAACGGTTTTAGTGTTGATGAACGTTTTGGAGAAGAATTACTGGATAATGCTGAAAAAAATATAATAGAAACGATTAAACTCCTACTATAA
- a CDS encoding RNA-binding protein produces the protein MKIKKRNFLKNKKIKEIKKELGNYQDIIPKKSQVELVKIEDYPDILLIDGEPLLMQIENKTIPTLHAVVNDEITEKYATVDMGAINFVIKGADIMSPGIVDADKSITPGETIVIIEEKHHKPLAIGTSLISGPEMIENNKGKAIENLHYVGDLIWELNI, from the coding sequence TTGAAAATCAAGAAAAGAAACTTCCTAAAAAACAAGAAAATTAAAGAAATCAAAAAAGAATTAGGAAACTATCAGGATATAATCCCCAAAAAATCACAAGTAGAACTGGTTAAAATAGAAGACTACCCTGATATTCTCCTGATAGACGGCGAACCATTACTGATGCAAATAGAAAACAAAACAATACCTACACTACATGCAGTAGTAAACGATGAAATAACAGAAAAATATGCAACAGTAGACATGGGAGCTATCAACTTTGTAATTAAAGGAGCAGATATCATGTCACCAGGAATAGTGGATGCAGATAAGAGCATAACCCCTGGTGAAACAATAGTAATAATAGAAGAAAAACATCATAAACCATTAGCAATAGGAACTAGTTTAATTAGTGGCCCTGAAATGATAGAAAACAACAAGGGAAAAGCAATAGAAAACTTACACTATGTTGGAGATTTAATCTGGGAACTTAACATATGA
- a CDS encoding helix-turn-helix domain-containing protein: MKVVMYKSFVVRIYPDEVQENFFTNQFGCCRFVFNTFLDGKKKAYTENGEYLSFYDCSAMLTELKKSKTWLKRVDSTGLIESLKNLEKCI, translated from the coding sequence TTGAAAGTTGTTATGTATAAGAGTTTTGTTGTTCGTATTTATCCTGATGAGGTTCAGGAGAATTTTTTCACCAATCAGTTTGGTTGTTGTCGGTTTGTTTTTAATACTTTTCTAGATGGTAAAAAGAAAGCATATACTGAAAATGGAGAGTATTTGTCTTTTTATGATTGTTCAGCTATGTTAACTGAACTAAAAAAGTCTAAAACTTGGTTAAAACGAGTTGATTCCACAGGTTTAATTGAATCATTGAAAAATTTAGAAAAATGCATTTAA
- a CDS encoding zinc ribbon domain-containing protein: METLNIKGMLKNSRLSRSIQEKSWHMFTKNNRTKRAYEHGRKLIHIDQWYPSSKTCNNCQYYNDKLKLNNRIWTCPQCGNTHDRDINAAKNIQREGLKKNIII, translated from the coding sequence ATGGAAACACTAAACATCAAAGGCATGCTAAAAAACAGCAGACTATCCCGTAGTATACAAGAAAAATCATGGCACATGTTCACAAAAAATAATAGAACAAAAAGAGCATATGAACACGGAAGAAAACTAATACACATCGACCAATGGTACCCCTCCAGTAAAACATGCAACAACTGCCAATACTACAATGACAAGTTAAAACTCAACAACAGAATATGGACATGTCCACAATGTGGAAACACACATGACAGAGACATAAACGCAGCCAAAAACATACAACGAGAAGGATTAAAAAAAAATATAATTATATAA
- a CDS encoding LSm family protein — translation MNDQKNNNNTSRPLDALGQALNSQVLIKLKGGKEFRGALQSFDMHMNLVLNDAEELENGESTRRLGVVLVRGDNIVYISPG, via the coding sequence GTGAACGATCAGAAAAATAATAACAATACATCTAGACCATTAGATGCATTAGGACAAGCTTTAAATTCTCAAGTTCTCATCAAACTCAAAGGTGGGAAAGAATTTAGAGGAGCTTTACAAAGCTTTGACATGCACATGAATTTAGTTCTCAACGATGCTGAAGAACTTGAAAATGGTGAATCTACTCGCAGATTAGGAGTAGTTTTAGTTCGTGGAGACAACATTGTATACATATCACCAGGATAA
- a CDS encoding 50S ribosomal protein L37e, whose product MKGTPSFGKRNKKNHIRCRRCGRNAYNPNKKYCASCGFGRSKRLRRYSWQNKKPVTGKRLV is encoded by the coding sequence GTGAAAGGAACACCATCATTTGGGAAACGTAATAAGAAAAACCATATCAGATGCAGAAGATGTGGTAGAAACGCATACAACCCAAACAAAAAATATTGTGCTTCTTGTGGATTTGGAAGATCTAAAAGACTAAGAAGATACAGTTGGCAAAACAAAAAACCAGTTACTGGTAAAAGATTAGTATAG